The Pseudodesulfovibrio sp. S3 genome has a segment encoding these proteins:
- a CDS encoding response regulator produces the protein MRLSRVLIIDNDTSFRVRAADYLGEKGYAPLQAEDNSTAIDLFLSEKPDAVLLDPRLPDTDGLSVLAELVKLSPDTPVIIISDNARTKDILKAIQRGAWDCVSKGKTVLADMTLALAKSLERAAFTGTQARKPARESSDQRCAEEAFGNRFSLLETVINAVPSHVFFKDNEGRLLGGNQSFAKFIGLDRAAFLGKRIEDLPIADMVSSLLNKNDELLERSSFQEYECPAMLNGCERVIMVRKTMFHAPDGRPGGILGVATDITRNLEAAEELKRSEQRYRSVFEATGTATIIVDEDTIISKVNKKFSELLEYDVKDVEGRISWTDLVSREDLPRMIKYHRNRRAVGKQAPAAYECRFVSRTGKIRHIHIQVDMLPHSTQSIASMIDITERKLYEDRLKQTLDQMQAIQQNARVGMVLVTEDTIQHINTYGAEILGRTKESLIGTDGSSILPSKRQYQSIRRRSLYEISVRGEHQTELQLQRPDGSLVRLNLFAKPMDRDDVEKGVIWTFTDVTLRRHNETVKTLLYRISNMVSITSDLDELYGRIHTLLTEYIEAKNFFIGLLDKDKSRLKFTYFEDEKDNLKGHFFDIKDNGTPSLSVQVIRSGKPWLVVQRELTREESEATHVTYMKRGDFLNMISADESAMFGSASQIWLGIPLKIKGEVVGVMAVQSYTNPYQYSGRDMDMLISVSEQIALAIERKSIEQDLRRAKEQAEAANRTKNEFLANMSHEIRTPMNGVLGMLQLLQRFEMNEEQTDYVETALASGRTLLAIINDILDFSKIEAGKMEVVIEPFTPKGLVQDILQGFKCQAQGKGLILSSEIDEDVPYLLIGGKSRLKQILFNLVGNGVKFTDSGRVTVRIQTIRRDMPQGMIRLLFSVEDTGIGIPDHMINKVFEPFTQVDGSYVRQHQGTGLGLGIVKRLAELLGGLLSIESSAGEGTTVHMALDLQMDAAHTETKQGKTAKTRSARSGLSLLVVEDNRINRHMVTRMLGKLGHMTASACNGKEALSLLETHSFDAVFMDIQMPDMNGVEATTIIRDSGPESSINPYVPIIAMTAHVMVGDRETFLNSGMTEYIAKPIDMTEVENVLERLFPA, from the coding sequence TTGAGACTGTCCCGTGTGCTGATCATCGATAACGACACCTCGTTCAGGGTACGGGCGGCCGACTATCTCGGGGAAAAGGGCTATGCACCTCTTCAAGCCGAAGACAACTCCACGGCCATAGATCTCTTCCTGAGCGAAAAGCCCGATGCCGTCCTGCTCGATCCCCGGCTCCCCGACACTGACGGCCTCTCTGTCCTGGCAGAACTGGTGAAGTTGTCTCCCGACACCCCCGTCATCATCATTTCCGACAACGCCCGGACAAAGGACATTCTCAAGGCCATCCAGCGAGGTGCCTGGGACTGCGTGAGCAAAGGAAAAACCGTGCTGGCCGACATGACCTTGGCACTCGCCAAGAGCCTTGAAAGAGCCGCCTTTACCGGCACACAAGCAAGAAAACCAGCCAGGGAATCCTCGGATCAACGCTGCGCCGAAGAGGCGTTCGGAAACCGGTTTTCTCTCCTTGAGACCGTGATCAACGCGGTGCCAAGCCATGTTTTCTTCAAAGACAACGAAGGCAGATTGCTGGGCGGCAACCAATCTTTCGCGAAATTCATCGGCCTGGACAGGGCCGCGTTCCTCGGAAAACGGATTGAAGATCTCCCCATTGCTGACATGGTCTCTTCCCTCCTGAACAAAAACGACGAACTGCTGGAGCGGAGCAGCTTCCAGGAGTACGAGTGCCCCGCCATGCTCAACGGATGCGAACGGGTCATCATGGTCCGCAAGACCATGTTCCATGCCCCTGACGGCAGGCCCGGCGGCATCCTGGGTGTGGCCACGGACATCACCCGCAATCTCGAAGCGGCAGAAGAACTGAAAAGAAGCGAACAGCGATACCGCAGCGTCTTTGAAGCCACGGGCACGGCCACCATCATCGTGGATGAAGACACCATCATTTCCAAGGTCAACAAAAAGTTTTCCGAATTGCTTGAATATGACGTCAAGGACGTGGAGGGCAGAATATCCTGGACCGATCTCGTCTCCAGAGAAGACCTGCCCCGCATGATCAAATATCACCGTAATCGCCGCGCTGTCGGCAAACAGGCTCCGGCTGCCTATGAATGTCGCTTCGTTTCCCGTACCGGCAAGATTCGTCATATTCACATCCAGGTTGACATGTTGCCCCACAGCACGCAGTCCATCGCGTCCATGATCGACATCACTGAACGCAAGCTCTATGAAGACCGGCTCAAGCAGACCCTGGACCAAATGCAGGCCATTCAGCAAAACGCCCGGGTGGGCATGGTCCTGGTCACCGAAGACACTATCCAGCATATCAACACCTATGGTGCCGAGATTCTGGGACGAACCAAGGAGTCTCTCATCGGAACCGACGGATCCTCGATCCTGCCGTCCAAAAGACAATACCAAAGCATACGCCGACGCAGCCTGTACGAAATCTCGGTCAGGGGAGAGCACCAGACGGAGTTGCAGCTTCAACGCCCGGACGGCTCCCTGGTCCGGCTGAATCTCTTTGCCAAGCCCATGGACAGAGACGATGTCGAAAAAGGCGTCATCTGGACCTTCACGGACGTGACCCTGCGCCGACACAACGAAACGGTCAAAACCCTCCTCTACCGCATATCCAACATGGTCAGCATCACCTCGGACCTGGATGAACTCTACGGCCGCATACACACCTTGCTCACCGAATACATCGAGGCCAAGAACTTCTTCATCGGCCTGTTGGACAAAGACAAGTCCCGCCTCAAATTTACCTATTTCGAAGACGAAAAGGACAACCTGAAGGGGCACTTCTTCGATATCAAAGACAACGGCACGCCCAGTCTGTCGGTGCAAGTCATCCGATCCGGGAAACCATGGCTGGTTGTCCAGCGGGAACTGACCAGGGAGGAATCGGAAGCCACACACGTCACCTATATGAAGAGAGGTGATTTCCTGAATATGATTTCTGCCGACGAAAGCGCCATGTTCGGATCAGCTTCACAGATATGGCTCGGCATCCCGCTCAAGATCAAAGGGGAGGTGGTCGGAGTCATGGCCGTCCAATCCTACACCAACCCGTATCAATATTCGGGCAGGGACATGGACATGCTCATTTCGGTGTCCGAGCAGATCGCCCTGGCCATCGAACGCAAGAGTATCGAACAGGACTTACGCCGGGCCAAGGAGCAGGCCGAAGCAGCCAACCGGACCAAAAACGAATTCCTGGCAAACATGAGCCATGAAATCAGAACGCCCATGAACGGCGTACTCGGAATGCTCCAACTCCTTCAGCGGTTCGAGATGAACGAGGAACAGACCGACTACGTAGAAACCGCTCTGGCCTCGGGCAGAACCCTGCTCGCCATCATCAATGACATCCTGGATTTTTCCAAGATAGAGGCGGGAAAAATGGAGGTGGTGATCGAACCCTTCACGCCCAAAGGCCTTGTCCAAGACATACTCCAGGGCTTCAAATGCCAAGCCCAGGGCAAGGGATTGATTCTGTCCAGCGAGATCGACGAGGATGTCCCTTACCTGCTCATAGGCGGCAAGAGTCGGCTCAAGCAAATCCTTTTCAACCTGGTAGGCAATGGCGTCAAGTTCACTGATTCCGGCCGGGTAACCGTGCGAATCCAGACCATTCGGAGGGATATGCCGCAGGGCATGATCAGGCTCCTCTTCTCCGTGGAGGATACCGGCATCGGCATTCCGGACCACATGATCAACAAGGTCTTTGAACCCTTCACGCAGGTTGACGGCTCGTACGTCCGGCAACACCAGGGAACCGGGCTGGGGCTGGGTATCGTCAAGCGACTGGCCGAACTCCTGGGCGGACTGCTGTCCATTGAAAGCTCCGCGGGGGAAGGTACAACCGTCCATATGGCGCTGGACCTCCAAATGGATGCCGCACACACAGAGACAAAGCAGGGCAAAACGGCCAAGACCCGGTCCGCACGAAGCGGGCTCAGTCTCCTGGTGGTCGAAGACAACCGCATCAACCGACACATGGTGACCAGGATGCTCGGCAAACTTGGGCATATGACAGCCTCTGCCTGCAATGGAAAAGAAGCCCTCAGCCTGTTGGAAACACACTCCTTTGACGCAGTATTCATGGATATCCAGATGCCCGACATGAACGGAGTCGAGGCCACCACCATCATCCGCGATTCAGGGCCTGAATCTTCCATCAATCCCTATGTGCCCATCATCGCCATGACCGCCCACGTCATGGTCGGTGACAGGGAAACGTTCCTGAACAGCGGCATGACCGAATACATTGCGAAACCGATCGACATGACCGAAGTGGAAAATGTGCTGGAAAGGCTCTTCCCGGCCTAA
- a CDS encoding HD domain-containing phosphohydrolase, with the protein MGTITRAARPVSYFPVSPVMLFPEALRDFSVYIWKDGDFVLYTPSGQTFTSRHRQILHQKKITEVYIRGSEKAQYEKYIERNLGSILLDESLPIENRSKVFYEASSLVMQDIFDRKLPSSLRARHFDQLSDIVKNSIKFLATDNSLSAVAPFISHDYKTYTHCMHVFVYSVAVFRSYEMTESEIFEYALGALLHDVGKAKIPKRILNKRGPLTQAEREIIKEHPVHGVSMCAHLPMTQNTINCILFHHEKLDGSGYPSGIKRDNVPLPVRIVSLSDIYDALTTDRPYAEAMQPYEALSLIRNDLRENVDMNVFKRFVAILSGADIL; encoded by the coding sequence ATGGGTACGATTACTCGAGCCGCTCGGCCGGTATCCTACTTCCCCGTATCGCCGGTCATGCTTTTCCCGGAGGCTTTGAGGGATTTTTCCGTCTACATCTGGAAGGACGGAGACTTTGTTTTGTACACTCCCTCCGGCCAGACATTCACCTCCCGGCACAGACAGATACTGCACCAAAAAAAAATCACGGAAGTCTACATCCGCGGCTCCGAAAAAGCACAATACGAAAAGTACATCGAACGCAACCTGGGCAGCATTCTCCTTGACGAATCCCTGCCCATCGAAAACCGTTCCAAGGTGTTCTACGAAGCGTCCTCGCTGGTCATGCAGGACATTTTCGACCGAAAGCTCCCCAGCTCCCTCAGGGCACGCCATTTCGACCAGCTTTCGGATATCGTCAAGAATTCCATCAAATTCCTCGCCACTGACAACTCCCTGTCCGCCGTGGCCCCGTTCATCTCCCACGACTACAAGACCTACACCCACTGCATGCACGTGTTCGTCTACTCGGTCGCCGTGTTCCGCTCCTATGAAATGACCGAAAGCGAGATCTTCGAATACGCCCTGGGCGCGCTGCTGCACGACGTGGGCAAGGCCAAGATCCCCAAACGCATCCTGAACAAACGCGGCCCCCTGACCCAGGCAGAACGCGAAATCATCAAGGAACATCCGGTCCACGGCGTGTCCATGTGCGCACACCTGCCCATGACCCAGAACACCATCAACTGCATCCTTTTTCACCATGAGAAACTGGATGGCAGCGGCTACCCGTCGGGCATCAAAAGAGACAACGTGCCTCTGCCCGTCCGCATCGTTTCACTCTCGGACATCTACGATGCCCTGACCACCGACCGCCCGTATGCCGAAGCCATGCAACCCTACGAAGCCCTCTCGCTCATCCGCAACGACCTGCGCGAAAACGTGGACATGAACGTGTTCAAGCGGTTCGTGGCAATACTCAGCGGTGCTGA